From Streptomyces sp. TLI_105, the proteins below share one genomic window:
- a CDS encoding enoyl-CoA hydratase/isomerase family protein, with translation MIVPTGTPDVLLRTEGRAGFITLNRPRAINALTHAMVLAVDGALTAWEHDPAVTTVVIEGTGERGLCAGGDIRAIHDDARAGGSASAAFWRDEYRLNARISHYPKPYVALMDGIVMGGGVGVSAHGSVRVVTERSRVAMPETGIGFVPDVGGTHLLGRAPGELGTHLALTGGHAGAADAILTGLADACVPSAELPALARDLTEMPAEEAVARHTVAPPAGVLAEQREWIDACYTAPTVEEIVERLFDTGVPAAKETAETLLARSPAALKATLATLRRSRALATLEEVLDLEYRVSCAALTTPDLVEGIRAQVVDKDRDPHWTPATLAEVTEADVARYFAVPADGDLGLAAATAGHGARGGA, from the coding sequence GTGATCGTGCCGACCGGAACCCCCGACGTACTCCTCCGGACGGAGGGCCGGGCCGGATTCATCACCCTGAACCGGCCCCGCGCCATCAACGCGCTCACCCACGCCATGGTCCTCGCCGTCGACGGCGCGCTCACCGCCTGGGAGCACGATCCGGCCGTCACCACCGTCGTCATCGAGGGCACCGGGGAGCGAGGCCTCTGCGCCGGCGGCGACATCCGCGCCATCCACGACGACGCGCGCGCCGGAGGGTCGGCCTCGGCCGCCTTCTGGCGGGACGAGTACCGGCTCAACGCCCGCATCTCCCACTACCCGAAGCCCTACGTCGCCCTCATGGACGGCATCGTGATGGGCGGCGGCGTCGGCGTCTCCGCGCACGGCTCCGTCCGCGTCGTCACCGAACGCTCCCGGGTCGCCATGCCCGAGACCGGCATCGGCTTCGTCCCCGACGTCGGCGGCACCCACCTCCTCGGCCGCGCCCCCGGCGAACTCGGCACCCACCTCGCCCTCACCGGCGGCCACGCCGGCGCCGCCGACGCGATCCTCACGGGCCTCGCCGACGCCTGCGTCCCCTCCGCCGAACTCCCCGCCCTGGCCCGCGACCTGACGGAGATGCCGGCCGAGGAGGCAGTCGCCCGCCACACCGTCGCGCCGCCCGCCGGCGTCCTCGCCGAGCAGCGGGAGTGGATCGACGCCTGCTACACCGCCCCGACCGTCGAGGAGATCGTCGAGCGCCTCTTCGACACCGGCGTGCCCGCCGCCAAGGAAACGGCCGAGACCCTCCTCGCGCGCTCCCCGGCCGCCCTCAAGGCGACCCTGGCCACGCTCCGCCGCTCCCGCGCCCTCGCCACCCTCGAAGAGGTCCTCGACCTGGAGTACCGCGTCTCCTGCGCGGCCCTCACCACCCCCGACCTCGTCGAGGGCATCCGCGCCCAGGTCGTCGACAAGGACCGCGACCCCCACTGGACCCCGGCCACCCTCGCCGAGGTCACGGAGGCCGACGTCGCCCGCTACTTCGCCGTGCCGGCCGACGGCGACCTCGGCCTGGCCGCCGCGACCGCCGGACACGGGGCGCGAGGCGGCGCGTGA
- a CDS encoding glutaminase, with protein MTTNTSFQPVLDRIAEELAELTDRGTPADYIPALAAGDPRDFGMAVAELDGTVYGVGDWRRPFSTQSVTKVFTLALALAGEGEALWAHVGREPSGDPFNSLVQLEYEHGIPRNPFINAGALVVTDRLHRLTGDASGSLLAFLRAESGNPDLAFDADVAASEAAHGDRNAALAHFMASYGNITGPVPELLHEYFRQCSLEASCADLALATGFLARHGLRADGSRLLTRSQAKQVNAVMLTCGTYDAAGDFAYRVGLPGKSGVGGAVVAVVPGRCTLCVWSPGLDSRGNSVAGVAALDRFTTITGLSVF; from the coding sequence GTGACCACGAACACCTCCTTCCAGCCCGTCCTCGACCGCATCGCCGAGGAGCTCGCCGAACTCACGGACCGGGGCACCCCGGCCGACTACATCCCGGCCCTCGCCGCCGGCGACCCGCGCGACTTCGGCATGGCCGTGGCGGAACTCGACGGCACGGTCTACGGAGTGGGGGACTGGCGCCGCCCCTTCTCCACGCAGTCCGTCACCAAGGTCTTCACCCTCGCGCTCGCCCTCGCCGGGGAGGGCGAGGCGCTCTGGGCCCACGTCGGCCGGGAGCCCTCCGGCGACCCGTTCAACTCCCTCGTCCAGCTGGAGTACGAACACGGCATCCCGCGCAACCCGTTCATCAACGCCGGCGCCCTCGTCGTCACCGACCGGCTGCACCGCCTGACCGGCGACGCCTCCGGGAGCCTGCTCGCCTTCCTGCGCGCCGAGAGCGGCAACCCGGACCTCGCCTTCGACGCCGACGTCGCCGCCTCCGAAGCCGCCCACGGCGACCGCAACGCGGCCCTCGCCCACTTCATGGCCTCCTACGGCAACATCACGGGCCCCGTCCCCGAGCTGCTGCACGAGTACTTCCGCCAGTGCTCCCTGGAGGCCTCCTGCGCCGACCTGGCCCTCGCCACCGGCTTCCTGGCCCGGCACGGACTCCGCGCCGACGGCAGCCGTCTGCTGACCCGCAGTCAGGCCAAGCAGGTCAACGCCGTCATGCTCACCTGCGGCACCTACGACGCGGCCGGCGACTTCGCCTACCGGGTCGGGCTCCCCGGCAAGAGCGGCGTCGGCGGAGCCGTCGTCGCCGTCGTGCCGGGCCGCTGCACCCTGTGCGTCTGGAGCCCGGGCCTGGACAGCCGGGGCAACTCGGTGGCGGGAGTGGCGGCGCTCGACCGCTTCACGACCATCACGGGCCTGTCGGTCTTCTGA
- a CDS encoding TetR/AcrR family transcriptional regulator, with protein MPPRRRLSPAERRAQLLDVAARLFAALPYDEVLMEEVAERAGVSRALLYQHFPSKRDLFAALYQEVSAQLLAKTRLDPADTLVEQLTQGLDAHIEYFATNRNTVLAANRVLAGDLLVQTIITGELDALRERLLGVLPLADDRTRAAVSGVLKSWLVFVQVLCVDWLTHETCTRTELRDVCVGAVVGALRPLLDEDPAPDWPR; from the coding sequence GTGCCGCCCCGCAGACGCCTCAGCCCCGCCGAACGCCGCGCCCAGCTCCTGGACGTCGCCGCACGGCTCTTCGCGGCGCTGCCGTACGACGAGGTGCTGATGGAGGAGGTCGCGGAGCGGGCCGGGGTCTCCCGGGCGCTGCTCTACCAGCACTTCCCCAGCAAGCGGGATCTCTTCGCCGCGCTCTACCAGGAGGTCTCCGCGCAGCTGCTCGCGAAGACGCGGCTCGACCCCGCCGACACCCTGGTCGAACAGCTGACGCAGGGCCTCGACGCGCACATCGAGTACTTCGCGACGAACCGGAACACGGTCCTCGCGGCGAACCGCGTCCTGGCCGGCGACCTTCTCGTCCAGACGATCATCACCGGTGAACTGGACGCCCTGCGCGAGCGCCTGCTCGGTGTGCTGCCGCTCGCCGACGACCGGACGCGGGCGGCCGTGTCGGGCGTCCTGAAGAGCTGGCTGGTCTTCGTGCAGGTGCTGTGCGTGGACTGGCTGACCCACGAGACCTGTACGCGCACCGAGCTCCGTGACGTGTGCGTCGGCGCGGTCGTGGGCGCCCTCCGGCCCCTCCTCGACGAGGACCCGGCCCCCGACTGGCCCCGCTGA
- a CDS encoding DUF4345 domain-containing protein: MTRATALRGLARAMGYACVAIGLLHVLLGNAAIPGAESAGPTIDSLGRFFGAIFAGYGLAWLWAARQSPVPAAAVRGLTAVFLLGALGRLLSLAVEGRPHWFQLALTALELTLSPVLFWLADAEERAGDETPA; the protein is encoded by the coding sequence ATGACCAGAGCCACAGCGCTTCGGGGGCTCGCCCGGGCCATGGGGTACGCCTGCGTGGCGATCGGACTCCTCCACGTCCTGCTCGGCAACGCCGCCATTCCGGGGGCCGAGTCCGCCGGGCCGACGATCGACAGCCTCGGCCGGTTCTTCGGCGCGATCTTCGCCGGTTACGGTCTCGCCTGGCTCTGGGCGGCCCGACAGTCGCCCGTTCCCGCCGCGGCCGTGCGGGGGCTCACCGCCGTCTTCCTGCTGGGAGCCCTCGGGAGGCTGCTCTCCCTCGCCGTCGAAGGGCGGCCGCACTGGTTCCAGCTGGCGCTCACCGCGCTCGAACTCACGCTGTCCCCGGTGCTGTTCTGGCTGGCGGACGCGGAGGAACGGGCCGGGGACGAGACCCCCGCCTGA
- a CDS encoding 1-acyl-sn-glycerol-3-phosphate acyltransferase produces the protein MLSRLAAHVVPFFGRLTVTSDPGARVEPGSILVVNHTSLADPALVLAALRRRLAVEPVLLATSGLWRVPVLGRALTREGHVPVHRGSAHAAAALDHAAVALASGRHVMLYAEGRIPPRRDAAENPPEMFRTGLARLARATGAPVVPIGQAGARRITSGGRAKQLAGVLTAPVRRPGLHVHIGTPLRLPDDVAAATELAHGAVTEAWRTAAGALGEPAALGGEGPAAAHEARRRG, from the coding sequence GTGCTCAGTCGTCTCGCCGCCCACGTCGTCCCGTTCTTCGGGCGACTGACCGTCACCTCGGACCCCGGGGCCCGTGTCGAGCCGGGCAGCATCCTCGTCGTGAACCACACGTCGCTCGCCGACCCGGCGCTCGTGCTCGCCGCGCTCCGCAGGCGGCTGGCCGTCGAGCCCGTCCTGCTCGCCACCTCGGGGCTCTGGCGGGTCCCGGTCCTCGGCCGGGCGCTGACCCGCGAGGGGCACGTCCCCGTCCACCGCGGCTCGGCGCACGCCGCGGCGGCCCTGGACCACGCGGCGGTCGCGCTCGCCTCGGGGCGGCACGTGATGCTGTACGCGGAGGGGCGCATCCCGCCGCGCCGGGACGCCGCCGAGAACCCGCCGGAGATGTTCCGTACCGGCCTCGCGCGGCTCGCGCGGGCGACGGGGGCGCCGGTCGTGCCGATCGGTCAGGCCGGGGCCCGGCGGATCACCTCGGGCGGGCGGGCGAAGCAGCTCGCCGGAGTGCTGACCGCGCCCGTCCGCAGGCCGGGCCTGCACGTCCACATCGGCACGCCGCTGCGGCTGCCCGACGACGTGGCCGCCGCGACGGAGCTCGCGCACGGGGCCGTGACCGAGGCCTGGCGGACGGCGGCCGGGGCCCTGGGCGAACCCGCGGCGCTCGGCGGCGAAGGACCGGCGGCCGCGCACGAGGCCCGGCGCCGTGGCTGA
- a CDS encoding nuclear transport factor 2 family protein has protein sequence MSKTEIDRVTAEFYGAFDNRDGKAADVDRIRRLVLPQGVIVCTAPAFTAYSVEEFIAPRERLLSDGRLVEFSEWETSEETRIEGDVASRFGTYRKSGVFDGKPYEGEGTKTLQFVRTPDGWRIAALSWFDHS, from the coding sequence ATGTCCAAGACCGAAATTGACCGGGTGACCGCCGAGTTCTACGGCGCGTTCGACAACCGGGACGGCAAGGCCGCCGACGTGGACCGGATCCGGCGGCTCGTGCTGCCCCAGGGGGTCATCGTCTGCACCGCGCCCGCGTTCACCGCGTACTCCGTGGAGGAGTTCATCGCACCGCGCGAGCGGCTGCTCTCCGACGGACGGCTCGTCGAGTTCTCCGAGTGGGAGACCTCCGAGGAGACGCGGATCGAGGGCGACGTCGCCTCCCGGTTCGGCACCTACCGCAAGTCCGGGGTCTTCGACGGGAAGCCCTACGAGGGCGAGGGCACCAAGACGCTCCAGTTCGTCCGGACGCCGGACGGCTGGCGGATCGCGGCCCTCTCCTGGTTCGACCACTCCTGA